One genomic region from Gossypium hirsutum isolate 1008001.06 chromosome D13, Gossypium_hirsutum_v2.1, whole genome shotgun sequence encodes:
- the LOC121203107 gene encoding B3 domain-containing transcription factor VRN1 isoform X1, whose product MSQPTGPSLPHKKSCIFYKLMVASILHDKKLLQCSKQLKTCCVVIKLNDVSKKIPNKFVKKFGHELSSITTLNVPSGRLWLVELRKENKRVWLDCGWTVFVEYYSICSGYFLVFRYDGNSHFNVHIYNLNASEINYQSNGLNDSREPGHDKHLKDVEDGAFAQILRSQPTSSSSCFLIDDDFDECVDHDRKKRKNSTFLDQKNNVDDLRATVQSTRDKGIQFNGVELTSAADEGGLNFLNGTQKNTKEIKQEIEPDIDEYKSLGKFIVKEELPAMNSPRSDHKKRRDATAEGKQIALRAAAMFKPDNPFCRVILRPSYVYKGIFLHIPRCFALRYLNGVDGIVTLQVSEGKKWPVRCIYGQSSWKFSKGWAEFVLDNNLDEGDVCVFELISTKEIVLKVTIFRVLEDGVAVNQL is encoded by the exons ATGTCACAGCCAACGGGTCCATCTTTGCCTCACAAGAAATCCTGCATCTTCTACAAGTTAATGGTGGCCTCCATTCTTCATGACAAGAAGCTT CTGCAATGTTCAAAGCAATTAAAAACATGCTGTGTTGTGATAAAACTGAATGATGTATCGAAA AAGATCCCGAATAAGTTTGTCAAGAAATTTGGTCATGAACTCTCTTCCATCACTACACTTAACGTTCCCAGTGGTCGTCTCTGGCTAGTGgaattgaggaaagaaaacaaaagagtgTGGCTTGATTGTGGTTGGACTGTGTTTGTTGAATACTATTCTATCTGCAGTGGTTATTTCTTGGTCTTTAGATATGACGGGAATTCACATTTCAATGTTCATATATATAATCTGAATGCTTCAGAGATAAACTATCAGTCTAATGGTCTAAATGATTCTCGAGAACCTGGTCACGATAAACATTTAAAAGATGTAGAAGATGGTGCCTTTGCTCAGATTCTGCGTTCTCAACCTACATCATCTAGTTCATGCtttttgattgatgatgattttgatgaatgtgtaGATCATGATAGGAAGAAACGTAAGAACTCTACATTTCTTGATCAGAAAAACAATGTGGATGATTTACGAGCAACGGTTCAATCCACTCGAGACAAAGGCATTCAGTTTAATGGGGTTGAGCTTACAAGTGCCGCAGATGAAGGTGGACTGAATTTCTTGAATGGAACACAAAAGAAcaccaaagaaataaaacaagaaATCGAACCCG ATATAGATGAATACAAGTCGTTAGGCAAATTCATTGTAAAAGAAGAGCTTCCAGCCATGAACTCCCCAAGAAGCGATCATAAGAAACGGCGAGATGCAACGGCAGAAGGAAAACAGATTGCTTTACGTGCAGCTGCAATGTTCAAACCCGATAATCCTTTCTGCAGGGTTATCCTACGACCATCCTATGTATACAAGGGAATATTTCTA CATATCCCTCGCTGCTTTGCTCTGAGATACCTGAACGGAGTTGATGGGATTGTTACACTTCAGGTGTCCGAAGGGAAAAAGTGGCCGGTCCGATGTATTTATGGGCAGAGCAGTTGGAAGTTTAGCAAAGGATGGGCTGAATTTGTCTTGGACAATAATTTAGACGAAGGGGATGTTTGTGTATTTGAGCTGATTAGCACAAAGGAGATTGTGCTGAAAGTTACCATATTCCGTGTTCTTGAAGATGGCGTAGCAGTGAACCAACTATAA
- the LOC121203107 gene encoding B3 domain-containing transcription factor VRN1 isoform X4, with the protein MSQPTGPSLPHKKSCIFYKLMVASILHDKKLKIPNKFVKKFGHELSSITTLNVPSGRLWLVELRKENKRVWLDCGWTVFVEYYSICSGYFLVFRYDGNSHFNVHIYNLNASEINYQSNGLNDSREPGHDKHLKDVEDGAFAQILRSQPTSSSSCFLIDDDFDECVDHDRKKRKNSTFLDQKNNVDDLRATVQSTRDKGIQFNGVELTSAADEGGLNFLNGTQKNTKEIKQEIEPDIDEYKSLGKFIVKEELPAMNSPRSDHKKRRDATAEGKQIALRAAAMFKPDNPFCRVILRPSYVYKGIFLHIPRCFALRYLNGVDGIVTLQVSEGKKWPVRCIYGQSSWKFSKGWAEFVLDNNLDEGDVCVFELISTKEIVLKVTIFRVLEDGVAVNQL; encoded by the exons ATGTCACAGCCAACGGGTCCATCTTTGCCTCACAAGAAATCCTGCATCTTCTACAAGTTAATGGTGGCCTCCATTCTTCATGACAAGAAGCTT AAGATCCCGAATAAGTTTGTCAAGAAATTTGGTCATGAACTCTCTTCCATCACTACACTTAACGTTCCCAGTGGTCGTCTCTGGCTAGTGgaattgaggaaagaaaacaaaagagtgTGGCTTGATTGTGGTTGGACTGTGTTTGTTGAATACTATTCTATCTGCAGTGGTTATTTCTTGGTCTTTAGATATGACGGGAATTCACATTTCAATGTTCATATATATAATCTGAATGCTTCAGAGATAAACTATCAGTCTAATGGTCTAAATGATTCTCGAGAACCTGGTCACGATAAACATTTAAAAGATGTAGAAGATGGTGCCTTTGCTCAGATTCTGCGTTCTCAACCTACATCATCTAGTTCATGCtttttgattgatgatgattttgatgaatgtgtaGATCATGATAGGAAGAAACGTAAGAACTCTACATTTCTTGATCAGAAAAACAATGTGGATGATTTACGAGCAACGGTTCAATCCACTCGAGACAAAGGCATTCAGTTTAATGGGGTTGAGCTTACAAGTGCCGCAGATGAAGGTGGACTGAATTTCTTGAATGGAACACAAAAGAAcaccaaagaaataaaacaagaaATCGAACCCG ATATAGATGAATACAAGTCGTTAGGCAAATTCATTGTAAAAGAAGAGCTTCCAGCCATGAACTCCCCAAGAAGCGATCATAAGAAACGGCGAGATGCAACGGCAGAAGGAAAACAGATTGCTTTACGTGCAGCTGCAATGTTCAAACCCGATAATCCTTTCTGCAGGGTTATCCTACGACCATCCTATGTATACAAGGGAATATTTCTA CATATCCCTCGCTGCTTTGCTCTGAGATACCTGAACGGAGTTGATGGGATTGTTACACTTCAGGTGTCCGAAGGGAAAAAGTGGCCGGTCCGATGTATTTATGGGCAGAGCAGTTGGAAGTTTAGCAAAGGATGGGCTGAATTTGTCTTGGACAATAATTTAGACGAAGGGGATGTTTGTGTATTTGAGCTGATTAGCACAAAGGAGATTGTGCTGAAAGTTACCATATTCCGTGTTCTTGAAGATGGCGTAGCAGTGAACCAACTATAA
- the LOC121203107 gene encoding B3 domain-containing transcription factor VRN1 isoform X3: MSQPTGPSLPHKKSCIFYKLMVASILHDKKLLQCSKQLKTCCVVIKLNDVSKKIPNKFVKKFGHELSSITTLNVPSGRLWLVELRKENKRVWLDCGWTVFVEYYSICSGYFLVFRYDGNSHFNVHIYNLNASEINYQSNGLNDSREPGHDKHLKDVEDGAFAQILRSQPTSSSSCFLIDDDFDECVDHDRKKRKNSTFLDQKNNVDDLRATVQSTRDKGIQFNGVELTSAADEGGLNFLNGTQKNTKEIKQEIEPDEYKSLGKFIVKEELPAMNSPRSDHKKRRDATAEGKQIALRAAAMFKPDNPFCRVILRPSYVYKGIFLHIPRCFALRYLNGVDGIVTLQVSEGKKWPVRCIYGQSSWKFSKGWAEFVLDNNLDEGDVCVFELISTKEIVLKVTIFRVLEDGVAVNQL, translated from the exons ATGTCACAGCCAACGGGTCCATCTTTGCCTCACAAGAAATCCTGCATCTTCTACAAGTTAATGGTGGCCTCCATTCTTCATGACAAGAAGCTT CTGCAATGTTCAAAGCAATTAAAAACATGCTGTGTTGTGATAAAACTGAATGATGTATCGAAA AAGATCCCGAATAAGTTTGTCAAGAAATTTGGTCATGAACTCTCTTCCATCACTACACTTAACGTTCCCAGTGGTCGTCTCTGGCTAGTGgaattgaggaaagaaaacaaaagagtgTGGCTTGATTGTGGTTGGACTGTGTTTGTTGAATACTATTCTATCTGCAGTGGTTATTTCTTGGTCTTTAGATATGACGGGAATTCACATTTCAATGTTCATATATATAATCTGAATGCTTCAGAGATAAACTATCAGTCTAATGGTCTAAATGATTCTCGAGAACCTGGTCACGATAAACATTTAAAAGATGTAGAAGATGGTGCCTTTGCTCAGATTCTGCGTTCTCAACCTACATCATCTAGTTCATGCtttttgattgatgatgattttgatgaatgtgtaGATCATGATAGGAAGAAACGTAAGAACTCTACATTTCTTGATCAGAAAAACAATGTGGATGATTTACGAGCAACGGTTCAATCCACTCGAGACAAAGGCATTCAGTTTAATGGGGTTGAGCTTACAAGTGCCGCAGATGAAGGTGGACTGAATTTCTTGAATGGAACACAAAAGAAcaccaaagaaataaaacaagaaATCGAACCCG ATGAATACAAGTCGTTAGGCAAATTCATTGTAAAAGAAGAGCTTCCAGCCATGAACTCCCCAAGAAGCGATCATAAGAAACGGCGAGATGCAACGGCAGAAGGAAAACAGATTGCTTTACGTGCAGCTGCAATGTTCAAACCCGATAATCCTTTCTGCAGGGTTATCCTACGACCATCCTATGTATACAAGGGAATATTTCTA CATATCCCTCGCTGCTTTGCTCTGAGATACCTGAACGGAGTTGATGGGATTGTTACACTTCAGGTGTCCGAAGGGAAAAAGTGGCCGGTCCGATGTATTTATGGGCAGAGCAGTTGGAAGTTTAGCAAAGGATGGGCTGAATTTGTCTTGGACAATAATTTAGACGAAGGGGATGTTTGTGTATTTGAGCTGATTAGCACAAAGGAGATTGTGCTGAAAGTTACCATATTCCGTGTTCTTGAAGATGGCGTAGCAGTGAACCAACTATAA
- the LOC121203107 gene encoding B3 domain-containing transcription factor VRN1 isoform X6: MSQPTGPSLPHKKSCIFYKLMVASILHDKKLKIPNKFVKKFGHELSSITTLNVPSGRLWLVELRKENKRVWLDCGWTVFVEYYSICSGYFLVFRYDGNSHFNVHIYNLNASEINYQSNGLNDSREPGHDKHLKDVEDGAFAQILRSQPTSSSSCFLIDDDFDECVDHDRKKRKNSTFLDQKNNVDDLRATVQSTRDKGIQFNGVELTSAADEGGLNFLNGTQKNTKEIKQEIEPDEYKSLGKFIVKEELPAMNSPRSDHKKRRDATAEGKQIALRAAAMFKPDNPFCRVILRPSYVYKGIFLHIPRCFALRYLNGVDGIVTLQVSEGKKWPVRCIYGQSSWKFSKGWAEFVLDNNLDEGDVCVFELISTKEIVLKVTIFRVLEDGVAVNQL, translated from the exons ATGTCACAGCCAACGGGTCCATCTTTGCCTCACAAGAAATCCTGCATCTTCTACAAGTTAATGGTGGCCTCCATTCTTCATGACAAGAAGCTT AAGATCCCGAATAAGTTTGTCAAGAAATTTGGTCATGAACTCTCTTCCATCACTACACTTAACGTTCCCAGTGGTCGTCTCTGGCTAGTGgaattgaggaaagaaaacaaaagagtgTGGCTTGATTGTGGTTGGACTGTGTTTGTTGAATACTATTCTATCTGCAGTGGTTATTTCTTGGTCTTTAGATATGACGGGAATTCACATTTCAATGTTCATATATATAATCTGAATGCTTCAGAGATAAACTATCAGTCTAATGGTCTAAATGATTCTCGAGAACCTGGTCACGATAAACATTTAAAAGATGTAGAAGATGGTGCCTTTGCTCAGATTCTGCGTTCTCAACCTACATCATCTAGTTCATGCtttttgattgatgatgattttgatgaatgtgtaGATCATGATAGGAAGAAACGTAAGAACTCTACATTTCTTGATCAGAAAAACAATGTGGATGATTTACGAGCAACGGTTCAATCCACTCGAGACAAAGGCATTCAGTTTAATGGGGTTGAGCTTACAAGTGCCGCAGATGAAGGTGGACTGAATTTCTTGAATGGAACACAAAAGAAcaccaaagaaataaaacaagaaATCGAACCCG ATGAATACAAGTCGTTAGGCAAATTCATTGTAAAAGAAGAGCTTCCAGCCATGAACTCCCCAAGAAGCGATCATAAGAAACGGCGAGATGCAACGGCAGAAGGAAAACAGATTGCTTTACGTGCAGCTGCAATGTTCAAACCCGATAATCCTTTCTGCAGGGTTATCCTACGACCATCCTATGTATACAAGGGAATATTTCTA CATATCCCTCGCTGCTTTGCTCTGAGATACCTGAACGGAGTTGATGGGATTGTTACACTTCAGGTGTCCGAAGGGAAAAAGTGGCCGGTCCGATGTATTTATGGGCAGAGCAGTTGGAAGTTTAGCAAAGGATGGGCTGAATTTGTCTTGGACAATAATTTAGACGAAGGGGATGTTTGTGTATTTGAGCTGATTAGCACAAAGGAGATTGTGCTGAAAGTTACCATATTCCGTGTTCTTGAAGATGGCGTAGCAGTGAACCAACTATAA
- the LOC121203107 gene encoding B3 domain-containing transcription factor VRN1 isoform X2: MSQPTGPSLPHKKSCIFYKLMVASILHDKKLLQCSKQLKTCCVVIKLNDVSKIPNKFVKKFGHELSSITTLNVPSGRLWLVELRKENKRVWLDCGWTVFVEYYSICSGYFLVFRYDGNSHFNVHIYNLNASEINYQSNGLNDSREPGHDKHLKDVEDGAFAQILRSQPTSSSSCFLIDDDFDECVDHDRKKRKNSTFLDQKNNVDDLRATVQSTRDKGIQFNGVELTSAADEGGLNFLNGTQKNTKEIKQEIEPDIDEYKSLGKFIVKEELPAMNSPRSDHKKRRDATAEGKQIALRAAAMFKPDNPFCRVILRPSYVYKGIFLHIPRCFALRYLNGVDGIVTLQVSEGKKWPVRCIYGQSSWKFSKGWAEFVLDNNLDEGDVCVFELISTKEIVLKVTIFRVLEDGVAVNQL, from the exons ATGTCACAGCCAACGGGTCCATCTTTGCCTCACAAGAAATCCTGCATCTTCTACAAGTTAATGGTGGCCTCCATTCTTCATGACAAGAAGCTT CTGCAATGTTCAAAGCAATTAAAAACATGCTGTGTTGTGATAAAACTGAATGATGTATCGAAA ATCCCGAATAAGTTTGTCAAGAAATTTGGTCATGAACTCTCTTCCATCACTACACTTAACGTTCCCAGTGGTCGTCTCTGGCTAGTGgaattgaggaaagaaaacaaaagagtgTGGCTTGATTGTGGTTGGACTGTGTTTGTTGAATACTATTCTATCTGCAGTGGTTATTTCTTGGTCTTTAGATATGACGGGAATTCACATTTCAATGTTCATATATATAATCTGAATGCTTCAGAGATAAACTATCAGTCTAATGGTCTAAATGATTCTCGAGAACCTGGTCACGATAAACATTTAAAAGATGTAGAAGATGGTGCCTTTGCTCAGATTCTGCGTTCTCAACCTACATCATCTAGTTCATGCtttttgattgatgatgattttgatgaatgtgtaGATCATGATAGGAAGAAACGTAAGAACTCTACATTTCTTGATCAGAAAAACAATGTGGATGATTTACGAGCAACGGTTCAATCCACTCGAGACAAAGGCATTCAGTTTAATGGGGTTGAGCTTACAAGTGCCGCAGATGAAGGTGGACTGAATTTCTTGAATGGAACACAAAAGAAcaccaaagaaataaaacaagaaATCGAACCCG ATATAGATGAATACAAGTCGTTAGGCAAATTCATTGTAAAAGAAGAGCTTCCAGCCATGAACTCCCCAAGAAGCGATCATAAGAAACGGCGAGATGCAACGGCAGAAGGAAAACAGATTGCTTTACGTGCAGCTGCAATGTTCAAACCCGATAATCCTTTCTGCAGGGTTATCCTACGACCATCCTATGTATACAAGGGAATATTTCTA CATATCCCTCGCTGCTTTGCTCTGAGATACCTGAACGGAGTTGATGGGATTGTTACACTTCAGGTGTCCGAAGGGAAAAAGTGGCCGGTCCGATGTATTTATGGGCAGAGCAGTTGGAAGTTTAGCAAAGGATGGGCTGAATTTGTCTTGGACAATAATTTAGACGAAGGGGATGTTTGTGTATTTGAGCTGATTAGCACAAAGGAGATTGTGCTGAAAGTTACCATATTCCGTGTTCTTGAAGATGGCGTAGCAGTGAACCAACTATAA
- the LOC121203107 gene encoding B3 domain-containing transcription factor VRN1 isoform X5: MSQPTGPSLPHKKSCIFYKLMVASILHDKKLIPNKFVKKFGHELSSITTLNVPSGRLWLVELRKENKRVWLDCGWTVFVEYYSICSGYFLVFRYDGNSHFNVHIYNLNASEINYQSNGLNDSREPGHDKHLKDVEDGAFAQILRSQPTSSSSCFLIDDDFDECVDHDRKKRKNSTFLDQKNNVDDLRATVQSTRDKGIQFNGVELTSAADEGGLNFLNGTQKNTKEIKQEIEPDIDEYKSLGKFIVKEELPAMNSPRSDHKKRRDATAEGKQIALRAAAMFKPDNPFCRVILRPSYVYKGIFLHIPRCFALRYLNGVDGIVTLQVSEGKKWPVRCIYGQSSWKFSKGWAEFVLDNNLDEGDVCVFELISTKEIVLKVTIFRVLEDGVAVNQL, translated from the exons ATGTCACAGCCAACGGGTCCATCTTTGCCTCACAAGAAATCCTGCATCTTCTACAAGTTAATGGTGGCCTCCATTCTTCATGACAAGAAGCTT ATCCCGAATAAGTTTGTCAAGAAATTTGGTCATGAACTCTCTTCCATCACTACACTTAACGTTCCCAGTGGTCGTCTCTGGCTAGTGgaattgaggaaagaaaacaaaagagtgTGGCTTGATTGTGGTTGGACTGTGTTTGTTGAATACTATTCTATCTGCAGTGGTTATTTCTTGGTCTTTAGATATGACGGGAATTCACATTTCAATGTTCATATATATAATCTGAATGCTTCAGAGATAAACTATCAGTCTAATGGTCTAAATGATTCTCGAGAACCTGGTCACGATAAACATTTAAAAGATGTAGAAGATGGTGCCTTTGCTCAGATTCTGCGTTCTCAACCTACATCATCTAGTTCATGCtttttgattgatgatgattttgatgaatgtgtaGATCATGATAGGAAGAAACGTAAGAACTCTACATTTCTTGATCAGAAAAACAATGTGGATGATTTACGAGCAACGGTTCAATCCACTCGAGACAAAGGCATTCAGTTTAATGGGGTTGAGCTTACAAGTGCCGCAGATGAAGGTGGACTGAATTTCTTGAATGGAACACAAAAGAAcaccaaagaaataaaacaagaaATCGAACCCG ATATAGATGAATACAAGTCGTTAGGCAAATTCATTGTAAAAGAAGAGCTTCCAGCCATGAACTCCCCAAGAAGCGATCATAAGAAACGGCGAGATGCAACGGCAGAAGGAAAACAGATTGCTTTACGTGCAGCTGCAATGTTCAAACCCGATAATCCTTTCTGCAGGGTTATCCTACGACCATCCTATGTATACAAGGGAATATTTCTA CATATCCCTCGCTGCTTTGCTCTGAGATACCTGAACGGAGTTGATGGGATTGTTACACTTCAGGTGTCCGAAGGGAAAAAGTGGCCGGTCCGATGTATTTATGGGCAGAGCAGTTGGAAGTTTAGCAAAGGATGGGCTGAATTTGTCTTGGACAATAATTTAGACGAAGGGGATGTTTGTGTATTTGAGCTGATTAGCACAAAGGAGATTGTGCTGAAAGTTACCATATTCCGTGTTCTTGAAGATGGCGTAGCAGTGAACCAACTATAA
- the LOC121203107 gene encoding B3 domain-containing transcription factor VRN1 isoform X7 gives MSQPTGPSLPHKKSCIFYKLMVASILHDKKLIPNKFVKKFGHELSSITTLNVPSGRLWLVELRKENKRVWLDCGWTVFVEYYSICSGYFLVFRYDGNSHFNVHIYNLNASEINYQSNGLNDSREPGHDKHLKDVEDGAFAQILRSQPTSSSSCFLIDDDFDECVDHDRKKRKNSTFLDQKNNVDDLRATVQSTRDKGIQFNGVELTSAADEGGLNFLNGTQKNTKEIKQEIEPDEYKSLGKFIVKEELPAMNSPRSDHKKRRDATAEGKQIALRAAAMFKPDNPFCRVILRPSYVYKGIFLHIPRCFALRYLNGVDGIVTLQVSEGKKWPVRCIYGQSSWKFSKGWAEFVLDNNLDEGDVCVFELISTKEIVLKVTIFRVLEDGVAVNQL, from the exons ATGTCACAGCCAACGGGTCCATCTTTGCCTCACAAGAAATCCTGCATCTTCTACAAGTTAATGGTGGCCTCCATTCTTCATGACAAGAAGCTT ATCCCGAATAAGTTTGTCAAGAAATTTGGTCATGAACTCTCTTCCATCACTACACTTAACGTTCCCAGTGGTCGTCTCTGGCTAGTGgaattgaggaaagaaaacaaaagagtgTGGCTTGATTGTGGTTGGACTGTGTTTGTTGAATACTATTCTATCTGCAGTGGTTATTTCTTGGTCTTTAGATATGACGGGAATTCACATTTCAATGTTCATATATATAATCTGAATGCTTCAGAGATAAACTATCAGTCTAATGGTCTAAATGATTCTCGAGAACCTGGTCACGATAAACATTTAAAAGATGTAGAAGATGGTGCCTTTGCTCAGATTCTGCGTTCTCAACCTACATCATCTAGTTCATGCtttttgattgatgatgattttgatgaatgtgtaGATCATGATAGGAAGAAACGTAAGAACTCTACATTTCTTGATCAGAAAAACAATGTGGATGATTTACGAGCAACGGTTCAATCCACTCGAGACAAAGGCATTCAGTTTAATGGGGTTGAGCTTACAAGTGCCGCAGATGAAGGTGGACTGAATTTCTTGAATGGAACACAAAAGAAcaccaaagaaataaaacaagaaATCGAACCCG ATGAATACAAGTCGTTAGGCAAATTCATTGTAAAAGAAGAGCTTCCAGCCATGAACTCCCCAAGAAGCGATCATAAGAAACGGCGAGATGCAACGGCAGAAGGAAAACAGATTGCTTTACGTGCAGCTGCAATGTTCAAACCCGATAATCCTTTCTGCAGGGTTATCCTACGACCATCCTATGTATACAAGGGAATATTTCTA CATATCCCTCGCTGCTTTGCTCTGAGATACCTGAACGGAGTTGATGGGATTGTTACACTTCAGGTGTCCGAAGGGAAAAAGTGGCCGGTCCGATGTATTTATGGGCAGAGCAGTTGGAAGTTTAGCAAAGGATGGGCTGAATTTGTCTTGGACAATAATTTAGACGAAGGGGATGTTTGTGTATTTGAGCTGATTAGCACAAAGGAGATTGTGCTGAAAGTTACCATATTCCGTGTTCTTGAAGATGGCGTAGCAGTGAACCAACTATAA
- the LOC121225622 gene encoding B3 domain-containing protein REM19 produces MKEIPRSVKQYPFEQLQDNECISPALQNMFGGSKLSNCINWGGDVNRQNPKAVNNQPIRGSGAMKPEPKKRGRKRKFDPNVQDSSAGREDDADMRLRCYESASARKRTVTAEERERAINAAKAFEPINPFCRVVLRPSYLYRGCIMYLPSCFAEKHLSGVSDSIKLQLPDGRQWSVRCRYKGGKAKFSRGWYEFTLENNLGEGDVCVFELLRSREIVLKVTVFRVLESGGLMHRSQ; encoded by the exons ATGAAGGAAATTCCACGTTCAGT AAAACAATATCCATTTGAACAACTTCAAGATAATGAATGCATATCTCCAGCACTGCAGAATATGTTTGGTGGCTCTAAACTTAGCAACTGCATAAACTGGGGTGGTGATGTCAATCGTCAAAATCCAAAGGCTGTGAATAATCAACCTATTCGAG GTTCAGGTGCTATGAAACCAGAACCAAAAAAGCGTGGGAGGAAGCGGAAGTTTGATCCTA ATGTTCAGGATTCATCTGCTGGACGTGAAGATGATGCTGACATGCGCCTTAGGTGCTATGAAAGTGCTTCTGCCCGAAAGAGAACCGTGACAGCTGAAGAAAGAGAGAGAGCAATTAATGCGGCCAAAGCATTTGAGCCTATTAACCCTTTCTGCAGGGTTGTCTTGCGACCATCATATCTATACAGGGGATGTATTATG TACTTACCATCGTGCTTTGCTGAGAAACATCTAAGTGGGGTTTCGGATTCCATTAAACTTCAGCTTCCTGATGGGAGACAGTGGTCTGTACGATGTCGTTATAAAGGAGGAAAGGCTAAGTTCAGTCGGGGATGGTACGAATTTACATTGGAGAATAATTTGGGAGAAGGGGATGTCTGTGTCTTTGAACTGCTCAGATCAAGGGAAATCGTGCTCAAAGTTACTGTATTTCGTGTACTGGAAAGCGGTGGACTAATGCACCGGTCTCAATGA